The nucleotide sequence AGTTCCGCTTAACAAAGCGGAGAATAGCAAGCTAATGAGCATTTTTTTATTGGAGAGTTTGATCCTGGCTCAGAACGAACGCTGGCGGCGTGGTTTAGGCATGCAAGTCGGACGATCTTTCCCGCAAGGGATTGATAGTGGCGCAAGGGTGAGTAACGGGTGGATAATTTATCCTCAAAACCGGGATAACCTGTCGAAAGGCGGGCTAATACCGGATAAGACTACAGTTCGCATGGACCGTAGTAAAAAGATGGCCTCTATATTATGCTATCGATTAAGGGTAAGTCCGCATTCTATTAGCTAGTTGGTGGGGTAATGGCTCACCAAGGCTTTGATGGATAGCTGGTCTGAGAGGATGGTCAGCCACACTGGGACTGAGACACTGCCCAGACTCCTACGGGAGGCTGCAGTCGAGAATCTTTCGCAATGGGGGAAACCCTGACGAAGCGACGCCGCGTGAGCGATGAAGGTCTTCGGATTGTAAAGCTCTGTCACTTGGGACGAAGTTTGATCTTGTTAATAGCAGGATTAAATAGACGGTACCGAGAGAGGAAGCCACGGCTAACTCCGTGCCAGCAGCCGCGGTAAGACGGAGGTGGCGAGCGTTGTTCGGATTTATTGGGCGTAAAGGGTGTGTAGGCGTCCTGTTAAGTCGTATGTGAAATCCTTTGGCTTAACCAAAGAACTGCATACGAAACTGATGGGATTGGGTACAAGAGAGGAGAATGGAATTCCCGGTGTAGAGGTGAAATTCGTAGATATCGGGAAGAACACCAGTGGCGAAAGCGATTCTCTGGCTTGATACCGACGCTGAGACACGAAAGCTAGGGGAGCGAACAGGATTAGATACCCTGGTAGTCCTAGCCGTAAACGATGGGTACTAGGTGTAGGTCCGCAAGGATCTGTGCCGCAGCTAACGCATTAAGTGCCCCGCCTGGGGAGTACGGTCGCAAGACTGAAACTCAAAGGAATTGACGGGGACCCGCACAAATGGTGGAGCATGTGGTTTAATTCGACGATACGCGAGGAACCTTACCAGGGTTTGACATGTATTTGAAATTCCTAGGAAACTAGGAACCTCCTTCGGGACAGATACACAGGTGCTGCATGGCTGTCGTCAGCTCGTGCCGTGAGGTGTTAGGTTAAGTCCTGCAACGAGCGCAACCCTTGTTCTTAGTTGCCACCTCGATTTCGAGAGCACTCTAAGAAGACTGCCACAGGTAATGTGGAGGAAGGCGAGGATGACGTCAAGTCAGTATGGCCCTTATATCCTGGGCGACACACGTGCTACAATGGCCTGTACAAAGGGTTGCCAAGCCGCAAGGTGGAGCTAATCCCAAAAAGCAGGTCTCAGTTCGGATTGAAGGCTGCAATTCGCCTTCATGAAGCTGGAATCATTAGTAATCCCGTATCAGCCATGATGGGGTGAATACGTTCCCGGGTCTTGTACACACCGCCCGTCAAGTCAACCGAGTTGAATGTACCCGAAGTTACTGACCTAACCCTTGACGCTTGCGTTAAGGGAGGGGATGTTTCGAAGGTATGTTTGGCAAGAGGGACTAAGTCGTAACAAGGTAGCTCTACCGGAAGGTGGGGCTGGATCACCTCCTTTCTAAGGAGTAATGCAGGAAAAGAAAGTAGGATAAGTAAAGGTGTAAATTTCATTAGCTTGCTAAATGAGCACACAACTTACGGAGGCCGCAAGGCCGACGTAAGTTGTGTGTGAACTTAATCCTGAGCAATGAAAAGTCTTTTTTTAAAATTCTTCAGCAAAGGATTTATTTATTATAAACAAGTGCTCGACTTTTCATAAATTATATGCTCATGCAATTTAATCCTGGGGCCTATAGCTCAGTCGGTTAGAGCACTGTGCTGATAACGCAGGGGTCTCTGGTTCGAATCCAGATGGGCCCACCAATGAGAACATAATTTATGAAAATCGAAAGTTTTCCTAAATCAGATGTTCAAATTGGGGATGTAGTTCAGCTGGCAGAACGCCTGCTTTGCACGCAGGAAGTCATCGGTTCGAGTCCGATCATCTCCACTGTGTGTTTGGTTCTTAGCTCTTAGCTCCTGGCTCTTGGTTTAAAACTAAGAGCCAGGAGCTAAGAGCTAATATGTTCTTTGAAAATTAAATAGTTAGTAATATTTGTGGTCAAGCTACAAAGGGTTTATGATGGATGATTTGGTCTCAGAAGGCGATGAAGGACGCGGTAAGCTGCGATAAGCTCCGGGGAGTTGCAAATAGACCTTGATCCGGAGATTTCCGAATGGGGCAACCCATCCCGACAAAATCGGGATACTCTTATCTGAATACATAGGATAGGAGAGAAATACCAAGAGAACTGAACCATCTCAGTACCTTGAGGAGAAAAAAGAGAATTCGATTCCTTTAGTAGCGGCGAGCGAAACAGGAAGAGCCTAAACCTTGGTTACGTGATAATCCGTATGTGTTGTAATCAAGGGGTTGTGGGGGTTAACCGGATCGAAATACGGTTTGGTCGTCTTGCAAAATTTTACAGTTGAACAACCTGGAAAGGTTGGCCAAAGAGAGTGATAGCCTCGTAAGCGAAGTAAGATTGCGCAGGATGGGTTAATTCCCCAAGTACTGCGGGACACGTGAAATCCTGTAGGAATCCAGCCCGACCACGGGCTAAGGCTAAATACTCTCTGAGGACCGATAGTGAACAAGTACCGTGAGGGAAAATTGAAAAGAACCCAGGTGATGGGAGTGAAATAGAACCTGAAATCATAAACCTACAAGCGGTAGGAGCTCTATGTTCGTCAAAGCAATTTGGCGAAAATGAGTGACTGCGTGCTTTTTGCATAACGAACCGGCGAGTTACTTAGTGTAGCGAGGTTAAGGCCGAATCTTCGGCTGGAGCCGTAGCGAAAGCGAGTACTAACTGTGCGTCCAGTTACACTCAGTAGACCCGAAACCGAGTGATCTACCCATGGCCAGGGTGAAGTATATTTAATCGTATATGGAGGCCCGAACCCGTTAACGTTGAAAAGTTATGGGATGAGCTGTGGGTCGGAGTGAAAGGCTAATCAAACTCGGAAATAGCTGGTTCTCCCCGAAATAGCTTTAAGGCTAGCCTCATAAGATGTAATAGTGGAGGTAGAGTACTAACTGGGCTAGGAGCCTTACCAGGTCGCTGAACCCAATTAAACTCCGAAGGCCATTATTATTATTGTGGGAGTCAGACTACGGGGGATAAGCTTCGTGGTCAAGAGGGAAAGAGCCTAGACCGTCAGCTAAGGTCCCCAAGTATGAGCTAAGTGGTAAAGGATGTGATTTCACTAAGACAACCAGGATGTTGGCTCAGAGGCAGCCATCATTTAAAGAGTGCGTAATAGCTCACTGGTCGAGTGGTTTTGCGCCGAAAATGATCGGGGCTTAAGCTCATCACCGAAGCTACGGATTCTGTAACTTTATTGTTAGAGAGTGGTAGGGGAGCGTTCCATTCTAGGTTGAAGCCTGATCGAAAGGACAGGTGGACGAAATGGAAGTGATTATGCCGGTATGAGTAGCGATAAGACTGATGAAAAATCAGTCCGCCGAAAACCTAAGGTTTCCTGGGGAAGGTTAATCCGCCCAGGGTTAGTCGATCCTAAGCCGAGGTCGAAAGACGTAGGTGATGGACAGCAGGGTAAAATATTCCTGCACTGCATATTTTGCGTTTGAATCTTATGGTGACGTAGAAGGTTAGGCCATCGCGCGGTTGGAAATGCGCGTCCAAACTCGTAGCCTTTGGCACCAATTGTCAAGGGTGAGGGGTGTTAGGGAGCCCAATCCACGGAGCGGGTAAACTGGCTAACACCACACTACCGAGAAATAGCTGTAAGGTGAGTGGGATATGTAATCGTACCGTAAACCGACACAGGTAGGTTGGGAGAGAATCCTAAGGCGCTCGACATAACCCTCGTTAAGGAACTCGGCAAAATGACCCCGTAACTTAGGGAGAAGGGGTGTCCCGAAAGGTGTAGCCTTGCGGTGAAGCCATATTCGGGATCACAGTAAAGCGGCCCAGGCGACTGTTTACTAAAAACACAGGTCTGTGCGAAGACTTAAAGTCCATGTATACAGACTGACACCTGCCCGGTGCTGGAAGGTTAAGAGGAAGGATTATCTCACTTCGGTGAGAGAAGTTCTGATCCGAAGCCCCAGTAAACGGCGGCTGTAACTATAACAGTCCTAAGGTAGCGAAATTCCTTGTCGGGTAAGTTCCGACCCGCACGAATGGTGTAACGATCTGGGCGCTGTCTCAACGAGGGAGTCGGCGAAATTGTAGCAGCGGTGAAGATGCCGCTTACCCACGACTAGACGGAAAGACCCCGTGAACCTTTACTGTAACCTGATATTGGATTTTGGTCCGATATGTGTAGTATAGGTGGGAGACTTTGAAGCCTTGGCGTTAGCCAAGGTGGAGTCAACAGTGAAATACCACCCTTATTATATCGAAATTCTAACCCACGGCCGTGAATCCGGCCGAGGAACAGTGTCAGGTGGGCAGTTTGACTGGGGCGGTTTCCTCCTAAATTGTAACGGAGGGGTTCAAAGGTTCCCTCAATGCGGTTGGCAATCGCATGTGGAGCGTAAAGGCAGAAGGGAGCTTAACTGCGAGACCTACAAGTCGAGCAGATGCGAAAGCAGGACTTAGTGATCCGGCGCTACTGAGTGGAATGGGCGTCGCTCAACGGATAAAAGGTACTCCGGGGATAACAGGCTTATCTCCCCCAAGAGTTCATATCGACGGGGAGGTTTGGCACCTCGATGTCGGCTCATCGCATCCTGGGGCTGGACAAGGTCCCAAGGGTTTGGCTGTTCGCCAATTAAAGCGGTACGTGAGCTGGGTTTAGAACGTCGTGAGACAGTTCGGTCCCTATCTGTCGTGGGCGTAGGATATTTGAAGGGATCTGTTCCTAGTACGAGAGGACCGGAATGGGTGAACCAATGGTGTATCAGTTATCGCGCCAGCGGTATGAGCTGGGTAGCTACGTTCGGAAAGGATAAGCGCTGAAGGCATATAAGCGCCAAGCCTTCCCTAAGATAAGATATCCTTCTATTAATAAAATGATAGAGAAGACTCCTTGTAGATTACAAGGTTGATAGGCCAGATGTGTAAGTCCAGTAATGGATTGAGCTTACTGGTACTAATCAGTCAAATGCTTGACCACAATTATTAGTAACTATTTTAAAAAATACTTAAGATTTCATACGTTATGTAATCTTATTTTAAATTTTCCCGGTGGTTATAGCAGAGGGGATACACCCGTTCCCATACCGAATACGGTCGTTAAGCCCTCTAGCGCCGATGGTACTTTCCTGGCAACGGGATGGGAGAGTAGGTCACTGCCGGGCTTTTTTTATGCCTAAAAGATTTTTTTTGAGTTTCTTTAAAAGCCTGCCTGTTATCTAAAAATTAAAACTGCACAGTTTAAAGTTTAAAACTGCACACTCCCTAAGTCCTTAATTAGGTGTCATCCTGAGGGAGCTTAAGCGACCGAAGGATCTCCCATAAAACCGTGTTTTCTGAGATTCTTCGGCCTTCGGCCTCAGAATGACCTTTTTAGCGTTATTATTTTTAATTTCGGTTAAGGTGTGCACTTTTAAAACTTAAATCGTCTAAAAACTGTGCACTTTTAATTCGTAGATAACATCTTTAAAAGCCTGCCTTGACAAAATTACCTAATTAAGATATAGTAAACTACTCCGTAAAAATTATCTGTGTAATTTAACCTTTAATCTGTATAATTAGGTTTATTTAATCGAAAGGCGGATTATATGCATCAACCAAAAGACATTCGTAACGTTATTTTTGTTTCTCATCCTCAGGCAGGAAAAACTTCATTAGGGGAAGCTGTTTTATTTAATGCCGGGGCTATTTCTCGATTGGGCAGGGTTACCGATGGAACAACTACTTGTGATTACAATTCCGATGAAATAGAACGAAAAATAAGCATAAACGTAGGGTTTGGCTGCGTTGATTATAACGGCAAACAGATACACCTTATTGATCCGCCTGGATATATGGATTTTATCGGTGATTTAATAAGTAGTATTCATGCGGCGGATTCAGGAATTTTGCTGGTAAATGCAGTAAGCGGCATTGAGATTGGAACAGAAAAGGCCTGGAATTTACTTGATAGCCTGAAGTTACCGAGAATGATTTTTATAAATAAAATGGATAAGGAACATGCGAATTTTATTAAAACCGTAGAATCAATAGTTGAAAAGTTTGGCAAGAAATGCGTTATTTTTACTTATCCTATTGGCACGGGGGGTTCTTTTAAGGGTGTTGCAAACGTAATGACCGGCGAAAATATGGGCTCTTTGAGCCCGGAAGACAAAGAGAAATGTTCTAAGCTTTCTGAGTCCTTAATTGAGACAATCGCTGAATCAGAAGATAGTCTTTTAGAAAAGTATTTAGAAGGAAATAAATTGAGCGAAGAAGAAACAGCCCGTGCTTTGGGAACCGCGATTCTAAACAAAAATATTGTCCCGGTTTTTGCCGGCTCCAGCCTGCAAAATATAGGGATAAAGGAATTACTTGAAGCTGTTTGCCGGTATTTACCCAGTCCTTTGGACGTCTCTCCCAAAAAAGGTAAAGACCCGGCAAGCGGTGAAGAGGCAGTCAGAAAACCGTCTGAGGATGAACCATTTAGCGCCCAGGTTGTTAAGACAATATCTGATCCTTACATTGGCCAATTAACCGTTTTTAGAATTTTTTCCGGAAAGCTCCAGCCAAATACCAGTTTTTACAATACATCAGCAGGAGCCAAAGAAAGAATCGCTCAGGTTTATCAGCTTCGGGGTAAGGAACAGATAACCAAGGAAGCAGCCTGCACCGGCGACATAGCCGCTGTAGCCAAATTAAAAAACAGCAAAACAGGTGACACGATTTGCGACGAGAAAGCCAAAATTATTTTTGCTCCGTTTCAATTCCCGGAACCGGCAATTTCCCGGTCCATAAAGCCTAAATCCAAAGGAGATGAAGATAAGATTTCGACCGCGCTTCATAAGATAGCTTCCGAAGATCCCACTTTTACTTTAACAAGAGATGTTCAGACAAAAGAACAGATTGTTTCCGGCGTGGGAGATTTACATGTCGAAGTTATGATTACCCGCCTTAAAAATAGATTTAAAGTAGATGTTGAGCTTGGCACGCCAAAGGTGGCTTATAAAGAAACAATAAAAGGCGAAGGTGATTCTAAATACCGTCATAAAAAACAGAGTGGTGGAGCAGGCCAGTTTGCCGAGGTATGGATGCGCATTGAACCGCTTCCCCATGGTGGCGGCTTTGAGTTTGTTGATAAAGTAGTAGGAGGATCTATACCTGCTGCTTTTGTGGCCAGTTGTGAAAAGGGAATAAGGTCGGCTATGGAGCAGGGGATTTTGGCCGGATGTCCGGTCACTGATGTCAGGGCAGTAGTTTATGACGGAAAAACCCATCCGGTAGATTCTAAAGATATAGCTTTTCAAATTGCTGCCCGCCAGGCCTTTAAAGAGGCCTTTCAAAAAGCCAAGCCGACTATTTTAGAACCGATTATGGATGTAGACCTAACCGTGCCTGATGAATATATGGGTGATATTACCGGAAGCTTAAACAGCCGGCGGGGACGAATCATGGGCATGGGAGGGCAAAGCAGCGGCAGTCAAACAATAAAGGCAAAGGTTCCGCTTGCTGAAATGTTTAAGTACGCCAATGAATTGAAATCAATAACACAAGGCAGGGGTTTTTACGCAATGAGATTTTCCCATTATGAGGAAGTGCCGGCAAAAAATCAGGAATCTATAATTGCCAAGTTTAAAAAAGAAAAAGAAGAAAAGTAAACTGGAGGGAGCCAATGTCGGGACACTCTAAATGGGCAGGTATAAAACATAAAAAGGCGCTGATCGATGCTAAAAGAGGCAAGTTATTTTCTAAATTGATTAAAGAGATCACGGTTTCTGCACGCCAGGGAGGAGGTAATCTAGATACCAACATCCGGCTGAGGACAGCCGCCGGAGCCGCAAGAGATGCCAATATGCCCGCTGAAAACATAAAGAGGGCAATTAAAAAAGGCACTGGTGAATTATCCGGCACCTCTTATGAGGATGTAACCTATGAAGGGTACGGCCCGGGTGGTGTAGCGATAATGCTTGAATGCCTGACTGATAATAAAAACAGGACCAGCGCCGAAATCCGAAACATCTTTTCTAAAAAAGGCGGGAATTTAGCAGGCACAGGGTCAGTAAGTTGGCTTTTCCAAAGAAAAGGCCTGATAATCATTGATAAAAAAGAAGTGGAAGAAAATAAGCTTATGTCGATAATTCTGGAGGCCGGGGCTGAGGATTTAAGGGTTGAAGGCGATGTTTATGAAGTTATAACCGGACACGCTGATCTGGATAAAATAAAAAAATCAATTACGGAGAAGGGGTTGAAATATACAGCAGCTGAATTGACCATGGATCCTAAAAACACTGTTAAAGTGGATGGAGCGGCAGCAAAACAGGTTTTAGGCCTGGTAGAGAGCCTGGAAGATTCCGACGATGTGCAGCATGTATATGCCAATTTTGATATTCCGGATGAAATAATCGAAGAAACCGAAGAAAAAAACAGTAAGTAACAAGCGGGGGTGGTTTACGGATGAATAAAGAAATAATAGCCAAACTGAAAAAGCAGCAAGCCAAAATACGGGAGACGATTGCCCAACTCAAGGAAGACCGCCGGAACAGAAAAATGATAGAAGTGTTGAAAAAAAGATGCAAAGAAACAAAAAAGATTATAGAAACCTTAGAGGAAAAAAGTTTTTTCCCAAGAGGGGTGGAAGAGCTTGATGTTGAACCGGAAGTCAAAGAAATTGAAAGAAAAGTGGGTAAGGTAAAGTCGGGTGTTAAGAAGATGAAGAAGTTGGAGAATAAGATGAAGGAAATAGAAGAGGATATCGACAAATAACAAAAATGAAGATCTTAGGCATAGATCCGGGGAGTGTTATCACTGGTTTCGGTCTTATCGAGGTGGATAAGCCTAAGATACAGCCTATAACTTACGGTGAAATAAGCACTTCCAAGAACCTGGATTTTCCGCGGCGCTTAAAACATATTTATAGCAAAATTTGCGGGATAATCGCTAAAAACCGGCCGGATGTTGTAGCAATAGAGAATATATTTCTGAGTAAGAATTTCAAGACAGCCGTAAAGATAGGAGAGGCTAAAGGCATTGCAATTCTTGCGGCAGCAAATCACGAGATAGACGTGGTTGAATATGCTCCCCGAAGGATAAAAGAGTCCATAACGGGATATGGCCAGGCGGGTAAACCCCAGGTTCAAAAAATGATAGTCAATCTTTTAGGGCTTAGCCAACCCCCGGATGAAAACGCCTCCGATGCCCTGGCGGTAGCTATTTGTCATTATCACAGCCTGCAAAGCGTTAGCAGCCTTATTTGCGATGATAAATTATTTAGAGGGAAAACTGGTTGAAAAATATCCAACCCGTATAGTTGTTGATGTGGGAGGCGTGGGTTATAATATCAACATTCCCCTGTCTACTTTTGATAGACTGCAGACACCCGGCAGCCAACTCAGGATACTTACTTATCTGCATGTACGCAAGGATTGTCAGCAGCTCTATGGTTTTATAACCGGCGAAGAAAAACACCTCTTCGGCCTGCTTTTATCTATTTCAGGAATCGGGCCGAAATTAGCATTGACGATCCTTTCAGGCGGTTCAGTCAAAGAAATAAAGTCAGCTAT is from Candidatus Omnitrophota bacterium and encodes:
- the ruvA gene encoding Holliday junction branch migration protein RuvA, which translates into the protein MINYLEGKLVEKYPTRIVVDVGGVGYNINIPLSTFDRLQTPGSQLRILTYLHVRKDCQQLYGFITGEEKHLFGLLLSISGIGPKLALTILSGGSVKEIKSAIANKSARILNNIPGVGKKTSERIIVELREKIGDMPELKTEAGDKQTLKQEIIFNDAVLALVSLGYKQLAAKQAVKKAASNVKVKEDTTPEKVIREALRVI
- the fusA gene encoding elongation factor G, with the protein product MHQPKDIRNVIFVSHPQAGKTSLGEAVLFNAGAISRLGRVTDGTTTCDYNSDEIERKISINVGFGCVDYNGKQIHLIDPPGYMDFIGDLISSIHAADSGILLVNAVSGIEIGTEKAWNLLDSLKLPRMIFINKMDKEHANFIKTVESIVEKFGKKCVIFTYPIGTGGSFKGVANVMTGENMGSLSPEDKEKCSKLSESLIETIAESEDSLLEKYLEGNKLSEEETARALGTAILNKNIVPVFAGSSLQNIGIKELLEAVCRYLPSPLDVSPKKGKDPASGEEAVRKPSEDEPFSAQVVKTISDPYIGQLTVFRIFSGKLQPNTSFYNTSAGAKERIAQVYQLRGKEQITKEAACTGDIAAVAKLKNSKTGDTICDEKAKIIFAPFQFPEPAISRSIKPKSKGDEDKISTALHKIASEDPTFTLTRDVQTKEQIVSGVGDLHVEVMITRLKNRFKVDVELGTPKVAYKETIKGEGDSKYRHKKQSGGAGQFAEVWMRIEPLPHGGGFEFVDKVVGGSIPAAFVASCEKGIRSAMEQGILAGCPVTDVRAVVYDGKTHPVDSKDIAFQIAARQAFKEAFQKAKPTILEPIMDVDLTVPDEYMGDITGSLNSRRGRIMGMGGQSSGSQTIKAKVPLAEMFKYANELKSITQGRGFYAMRFSHYEEVPAKNQESIIAKFKKEKEEK
- the ruvC gene encoding crossover junction endodeoxyribonuclease RuvC yields the protein MKILGIDPGSVITGFGLIEVDKPKIQPITYGEISTSKNLDFPRRLKHIYSKICGIIAKNRPDVVAIENIFLSKNFKTAVKIGEAKGIAILAAANHEIDVVEYAPRRIKESITGYGQAGKPQVQKMIVNLLGLSQPPDENASDALAVAICHYHSLQSVSSLICDDKLFRGKTG
- a CDS encoding YebC/PmpR family DNA-binding transcriptional regulator; translated protein: MSGHSKWAGIKHKKALIDAKRGKLFSKLIKEITVSARQGGGNLDTNIRLRTAAGAARDANMPAENIKRAIKKGTGELSGTSYEDVTYEGYGPGGVAIMLECLTDNKNRTSAEIRNIFSKKGGNLAGTGSVSWLFQRKGLIIIDKKEVEENKLMSIILEAGAEDLRVEGDVYEVITGHADLDKIKKSITEKGLKYTAAELTMDPKNTVKVDGAAAKQVLGLVESLEDSDDVQHVYANFDIPDEIIEETEEKNSK